In the genome of Gammaproteobacteria bacterium, the window TCGATGCGTCGATCGCGCAGATAGGGCCATTCATGACGCACCGCCTCGCTTCGTTTAAAGTCAAGGGATACCACGTGTACGGCGTCTGCATCGCTTGACGCCTGGGCCAAAATTTCCCCTTGTGGCCCGGTGATGAAACTTGAGCCCCAGAATTGAATCGGAGTGGCGTTTTCCTTTACGCCTTCCTCAACTCCCCAGCGGTTACAAACGGCCAGTGGCAGGCTGTTGGCAATGGCATGGGCACGTTGAATCGTGATCCAGGCGTCAAGCTGGCGTGCGCGTTCGGGTTCCGGGTCTTTGGGATCCCATCCGATAGCGCTTGGATAGAGCAAGAGATCGGCGCCGGCGAGGGCCATCAGACGGGCGGCTTCTGGAAACCACTGATCCCAGCACACCAGCACGCCCAGGGCTCCGGCGGACGTCGCGATGGGTGTAAAGCCCTGGTCCCCTGGCGCAAAGTAGAATTTTTCGTGATAGCCCGGATCGTCGGGGATGTGCATCTTACGGTACGTTCCGGCGATCTGGCCGTTCCGCTCCAAGACCACGGCCGTATTGTGGTACAGACCGCGGGCACGGTGTTCAAAGATGGAGGCCACGATGACGATCCCAAGTTCGGCAGCGACGCGCGCTAGCTGCTCGGTCGTTGGCCCGGGAATGGATTCCGCAAGATTGAACTTGTTCGCATCTTCGAAACCACAGAAATATTGATAGCAATGTAACTCGGGAAGCAACACAAGTTCGGCGCCTTGCCGATGGGCTTCATGTACGCCCGAAATGGACGCTTCGAGGTTTTCTGTCCGCTCCACAGTACATGCATGCTGTACGAGGCCAACGGAAAGGGTAGTGCTCATTGGGCAACTCCATGTAGTAAGTGCATTGCGACGCAGTGGAGACTGCCGTATTGGTGAATCAACGGCAAGGCGTTGATGCCAACGATTTGGCGCTCAGGAAAACAATCACCCAAAATTTTGAGGCCTTGCGCATCGTTAGGATCGTTGTACGTGGGCACAAGCACAGCGTTATTAATAATCAGAAAGTTAGCATAGCTTGCGGGAAGTGACTTTCCATCCTTTGAATAGATCATACGTGGGCAGGGGAGGGCGATGAAACGGTACGGCTCACCATCTAGTTGCCGAAATGTCTCTATTTCTCGTGCCATCGCATGAAGCTCTGGATAGTTTGGGTCATTCTCATCGTCACACCGCACATACGCGATGGTCTCTCGGTCGACGAAACGTGCAAGGGTATCGATATGCCCGTCGGTGTCGTCGCCAAGCAGCTGTCCGTGATTTAACCATAGGATGCGACGGCAGCCGAGATATCGTAATAACTGGGACTCGATCGCATTCGCGCTAAGTTCTGGATTGCGTGTGGGAGAAACTAAGCAGCGCGACGTCGCCAATAGTGTACCGGCGCCGTCCGTCTCGATGCTTCCTCCCTCAAGCACAAGGTCAATGTGCTCGATCGGTGTATGTCCGAATGCACCTGCTGCGTGCAGCATGCTCGTGATGCGGTTGTCATGATTGGCTGGGTACTTGTTGCCCCAACCGTTAAATTTGAAGTCTATGAGGTGTGGGTTGCCATCCCTAAGCAAGCCAATGGGCCCGTGATCGCGTGCCCAACTATCATTGGAGGGAGCGACGTAGAGTGTGTAACAAACGGGATCGATCCTAGATCGCCGAAAGAGTGATTCAACGTGGAAGCCGTGCGCCTGATCGTTACAGGCAATCACAAGCTTTTGTGACTTGGAGGCCGTCTTTGCGATCGCAAGAAAGGTATCTTCGGTTGCTAACGGGTCCGGCTGCCAGTTCGTCTCGGCATGCGGCCATGTCATGAACAGCGCGCTTTGCCGTTCCCACTCGGCAGGAAAGCGTGTCGCCTTATGCAGCATTCAGCGAATAGGGTAGCGGTTGGACTTGTACCGTCGGACCCTCATCACGATGCAACCGGACCTCAGTGCTTGCGGCCGCTTCCGTTTCGATAACAGCCAGCATCGCGATGCCGCCGTCTGGATGTGGTCTCGCGTTGAGGACTTGGCCAATGCGCTCGCGGCTTCTCACCTCGAAGAGGGCATCGCCGGGATCCGGCACCGCATCAGTATCCAGATGCGCAAGGTACGTGCGTCGTTTCAGTTTGCCCCGGTATTTAACGCGGGCGATGACTTCTTGACCTGGAAAGCAGCCTTTCTGAAAGCTGAGCGCGCCCAAAGCATGAAGATTGAGCATCTGGGGCAAGAAGGCTTCTGACGTCGCGGGGTAGATGCTTGGGATCCCGGCAAGAATATCCAGTAGGGCCCATGGCCCGGCACCGACTGGTGTTACCTCTGATGCAAGCGCTTGCCACACAGCTTGAAGCCTTGCGGCTTTTCCAACCACTAGAAAGCGAGGTGTGGGACCCGGAATGCCGAGTAATGTGACCGTGCCGTTTTGCGTGGCGTCATCTACAACGTGAGGTACATCCCCAACCGAGTGCTTAAGGTAAGTTGCCACGTCATCGCCCGCGATGCCAATACGGGCCAGCGAATCGCTTGCATCAGCCATGGTGACGGCGGCACGCAACACATAACCGCGCAAGCGGTGTATGGTCATGTCAACGAGTTCCCGCGGTAATAACAGGTAGTAATGCTGGCCGCGCCTAAATATCAAAAAGATCGCCAGCACCTGTCCTTTGGGCGTGCACCAAGCACTAAGCTGGCTGTGCCGTGGGGTGATCGCGTCGACGTCGCTCGTGAACTGTCCATGTAGAAATTCGTTAGCGTCATTACCGCCGACCTCGATTAACCCTAAGTGGGATAGGTCTGCAATGACATTCGACGATAGCACGGCGCGATACTCCGCAGTTCGATTACCGTAATCATTGACGATGTCATCAACAAAGGCAGCACCGAAATCTGTTAGAAACTGTCTCCAATGATTTTCCATGATTAGCCGATTCCGTTGGCGTTATATAGTTGAGGCGTCGCGAATCTGCGCTACGAGGCGAGCCATCGCGGTGTTACTCGGCTGCGATCTGCCCATCAGCCACGAGAGCAGGTCATCATCTGAATGATCCAAAAACTCGTTGAAAAGCTGCTTATCTTCCAGTGACAGATCGGCATAATGCTGGGCGAGGAACTTTTGCAGGATCAGATCGAGCTCCCGTAAGCCGCGTCGGCAGCGCCACAGCAGCCGAGACCGTTCAATCATCGGTCGTTCAAGAACACCAACACAACAATGAGCCTACGTGGTCCGCGTAATCATGAGCTTTTTGATCTCGGCGATAGCCTTTCCAGGATTAAGGCCCTTTGGACAGGTGTTTGTGCAGCTCATAATGGTGTGACACCGATAGAGGCGGAATGGACCTTCAAGGTCGTCCAAGCGTTTGCCGGTAGTTTGATCTCGGCTATCCACGATCCAACGATATGCCTGCAGCAGGACGGCCGGACCGAGATAACGGTCGCTGTTCCACCAGTAACTTGGACAACTGGTTGAACAACAGGCACAAAGAATACACTCGTACAGACCATCGAGTTTGGCGCGATCTTTCTTGGATTGTAAATGTTCTCGATCTGGCGAAGGGGGGCTCTCCGTCTGGAGCCAAGGCTCGATCGAAGCGTACTGGGCATAGAAATTCGTCAGGTCCGGCACAAGGTCTTTGACGACCGGCAGATGTGGCAGCGGGTAGATCTTGACGTCTCCGCGAATATCTTCGATCGCCTTAATGCAAGCAAGCTCATTGGTGCCATCGATGTTCATCGCGCAAGAACCACAAATACCTTCTCGGCATGAACGCCGGAAAGTTAAGCTTGCGTCAAACTCGTTCTTAATCATAATCAGGGCATCAAGCGCCATCGGCCCGCAAGTATCCAGGTCGAGCTCATAAGTATCCATGCGTGGGTTCTCTTCGCTGTCCGGGTCGAACCGATAGATGACAAAACGCCTTGTATTCATTGCGCCATCAGCATGACGATAGGTTTTTCCCTTACGGATCACGGAATTTGCGGGTAATGTGAACTCAGCCATGGTGTTTATCCTCGCAGTGCGGTTCGTCAGTACACCCGTGCTTTGGGCGGAAACGATTCCACTTCATCCGTTAGCGGCTGCATACGTATAGGCCGATCGTCAAATCGCACTTCACCCTTATTATCTAGCCACGCCAAGGTATGTTTTAACCAGTTCTGGTCGTCGCGATCCGGATGGTCCTCACGGGCATGGGCTCCTCGGCTCTCTGTGCGGTTGAGCGCCGAACACACGGTAACCATCGATTGCGTCAGAAGGTTGGCCAGTTCAAATGTCTCAATGAGATCGGTGTTCCATATCATAGACTGATCTGTAACGTGAACATCAGCAAATGACGCCAAGATCTCTTGTATCTTCTGTTTGCCTTCCTCCAGGACCGCGCCAGTGCGAAATACTGAGGCATTACTCTGCATCGTCTTCTGCATCTCCAACCGAATCCGGGCAGTTGGTAAGGATCCCTTGGCATGGCGAAGCCGGTCCACCCGTTCCAAGATGGGTTCCTCCAGTTTCTTGTTCAAAGGCTTGTGGGGTGTGTCGGGCTCGATATGCTTTGCGCAGTAGTTGGCTGCTGCGCGCCCAAAGACAATGATGTCGAGCAAGGAATTTGACCCGAGCCGATTGGCACCGTGTACTGACACGCACGCGCATTCACCGATGGCCATCAATCCAGGAACCAGGGAATCCGGGTCGCCCTCTTTCAAGGTCACCACCTGTCCATGATGGTTGGTGGGGATCCCGCCCATGTTGTAGTGCGCCGTCGGTAGCACAGGGATGGGGTCCTTGTTGACGTCCACGCCGGCAAAAATCCTGGTGGTTTCGGCGATCCCCGGGAGCCGCTCGTTTATCACTTCCGGGCCGAGATGCTCGAGATGCAGAGAAATGTGGTCCTTGTGTTTTCCAACGCCACGGCCCTCACGGATCTCGATGGTCATTGCACGGCTGACCACATCCCGCGAGGCGAGGTCTTTGGTGTTCGGTGCATAGCGTTCCATAAAACGCTCACCTTCCGAATTGGTGAGATAGCCGCCTTCACCCCGAGAACCCTCCGTTATCAGACAACCCGATCCGTACATGCCGGTTGGATGGAACTGCACGAACTCCATGTCCTGGAGTGGCAGCCCGGCCCGCAACACCATGGCATTGCCGTCACCCGTGCACGTATGGGCAGAGGTACACGAGAAATAGGTACGCCCATAACCTCCGGTTGCCAGCAATGTGGCATGGGCTCGAAAACGGTGTAACGTGCCATCTTCAAGGTTCCAGGCCAACACTCCTCGGCACATGCCTTCATCGTCCATGATGAGGTCGATCGCAAAGTATTCGATGAAGAACTCTGCCTGGTGCTTAAGGCACTGCTGATAGAGCGTGTGCAGAATCGCATGACCAGTGCGATCTGCGGCAGCGCAGGTGCGCTGCGCCGTACCTTCGCCGAAGTGGGTGGTCATGCCGCCAAACGGGCGCTGATAGATCTTGCCGTCCTCGGTTCGGGAAAAGGGGACCCCAAGGTGCTCAAGCTCAATGACCGCAGGGACAGCCTCACGGCACATGTATTCAATCGCGTCTTGATCCCCAAGCCAGTCGGACCCCTTGACCGTGTCGTACATGTGCCAGCGCCAATCGTCTTCTCCCATGTTGCCGAGGGTGGCGCTCATGCCGCCCTGGGCGGCTACCGTGTGGCTTCGCGTTGGAAAAACCTTGGTGATGCAGGCTGTCGGTAGCCCTTTTGCGGCCATACCCAAAGTGGCCCTGAGCCCCGCGCCACCGGCGCCGACCACGACGACGTCGTATTGGTGATCGATGATCTCGTAGGCAGCAGTCATCTGTGATTAGCTCCCCAAGGAAACCTTTAGTACCGCAACAGCGCAGACGATAGCAAGGAGAATGGCTGCAAATTTGAGCACGATCCCGCTCGTCACCTTGAGCCATTCAGTGTGGACATAGTCTTCGATAATCTCCTGCATGCCGAGTTGCGCATGGTAAAACAGGGCCACAATGCACAAGATCAGCAGGACGGTGACGAGGGGGGATCCGATCCACTGGGAAACCGCCGCGTGGTCAGCGCCTACCATGGATAGGATGGAGACGACAAACCACAGACTGAGCGGCACGAGTGCCACTGCGGTCAGACGCTGCATCCACCAGTTACGCACGCCTTCCTTGGCTGAGCCGAGCTCACGAATTCGGGCTAGGGGTGTGCGCGGCGTCATGCCCCGCCTCCTGGCACACTCATCGCGATGATCCACGTCACCACCGTCAGCACTACGGTGGCGATCACCACGGCCATGCCCGAGGCATAAACAGTCTTGAGCTCAAATCCGAATCCTGCATCCCAGAAGAGGTGACGAATGCCGTTGCAGAGATGATAGTAAAGCGCCAGTGTCCAAAGAAACAGGACGGCCTTGCCCAACCATGAACCTAATAAGGCCTGAGCGCTCTCATACGTGCCGGGGCCGGCAGCGATAGCCAGGAGCCAGTAGACGAGCAGAAGTGTCCCGAGGGTCAGAAGGATACCGGTGCCCCGGTGGGTAATAGAAAGGACGGATGTGAGCTGCCAGCGATATACTTGCAAATGTGGTGAGAGCGGCCTTTTATCCTGTGCCATAGTGTAAAACCTCTCGGCTTCCAGCAATCACATAATCATGCGATCCTGCCTCGATTGTTGGGATCGCAGGCCTACCATTTCCCTCCTGCCCAGTAGTCCCGGACAGGTCTGCTTCCCAGGGGCTGGTTTTAAGGGGATCTAAAAGTCACAACACCGGCCACGCCGTTCCCAGTCCCCGTAGCGCGTGGGCTCAGGGCCTTTAGGGCCACCAATCTCCCGAGGAGCATTGACCCTGCCCTGGTTTTGCCGCGGGGCCTGATTTTGTGATTTTTTCTCCGCAATTTTTTGCTTATTTTTCATGGATATCTGCTAGCCACCCTATGTCGATATGCCCACCCTGCCTGGTGCCGTCAGTTACCGCGTATCGAGGTAAAATCGCCATTTTGGTGTCATAGGCGGTGGTGACGAAGTTAGTATCTTTTTAATGCAGGTGGATTTCAAGACTTGGCCGAGATAGGCATGAGCCCTGTGACCGGTGCGTTTCAGGCGCCGATTCGCCTCAAATTGCGCTCGTCACGATGGCTGACCATTGGTCTTTTGACGACCCATTTTGGAGCGATGGGAATTCTGATCCCGCTGGATCTCGCCTTGTGGGCCAAGCTAGTCGCGGTGTTTGTGCTGACTGGAAGCCTGATTCATTCGTTGCGCCGATACGTTTTGCGCTTCAGCCCATCGTCTTTGGAGGAGTTACAGCTCAATGCCGATGGGGAGTGGCTCCTTACCAATGCACAAGGGGAGACGCATTCAGCCGAGCTCTTGCCGGGTGCCTTTGTGCATCCCTGGCTGATCGCGCTGCGCTTTAAAGTGGAAGGTCGTACCCAGCCAGTCGTGCTTCTGCCTGATCAAGCGGATCCCAACACCCTGCGGCGTTTACGCGTTCGGCTCAGGTTGTAATGTGCAAAAAGGGTTATGTGGTTAGCTTGTCCGCGTTTTCTGCCGGCGCCGTTTCTCGCGTCGCATGGCTAACCATGCGATCAGGAGTTTTCGAAGTGGCGTGAGCACAATGTGCTGTTCCAGCACGCGGTAGCCGTCGCGCTCGACCTCGTTGAGCGTTGCAAGAACGATCTCCGACATGATTAAGCCGTGAAGCTGTTGCCATCGGTCGCTTTCCGGTAGTTTGTCAATCGCTTGGCCAAACTGCTCCCGCGTCCGATCAATTTGGAGCCTGAACAACTGTTTTAGTCTATCTGTGGATTTCGCGCTGACCAGATCCTCAACAGTTATGGGCAATCGCTCCATGTCATCTTTGGGGATGAATATGCGTCCCCCGGTAGCATCTGCACGAACGTCCTGAAGGATTGTTGCGAGCTGAACAGCACAGCCAAGCTGTTTGGCATACTCCAATGTGCTTGAGTCCTGATATCCGGTGATGGTCGTTGACATTTGCCACAGCAGTCCAGTGGTACCTTCGCAGTGCAGGACGAGATCGGTGAAATGACTGTACTCTATGGCGTTAAGCGTCGCTTCTGTGCAATCAATGATCCGAAACAAATCTTCAATTGGGAGCCGGTAGCGTTTGATGATGGGACTGAGGGCTTGTCCGAGTGGGTGCCGCGCATGGCCCTCGATAGCCCGTTGGGTTTCCTCCCGCCACCACTGCAGTTTTACGCGGGCGACCCCCGGATCAGCGCATTTCCGGATAACGTCGCCTACTTCGAGGCCAAAGGCGTGTAGTGTAGTGACGGCTCGTCTTTCTTCCGGGGGAATGAATAGTGTGCTGTAGTACAGGCTCGAACCCACCGCAGCGACCGTTTCACGATCATTGTCATCGGCTGGCACTGAACTCACGCGCCTTGTGGCCAGAATCGATCCAGTCGATGAGGTCGAGTGGCGTTTCAATAACGCCATCTGCCCCCCATGTGAAGGGATCATCTTCCGGGTCGATGTATCCGAACAGTGCAACGAGCGTTCTCATACCGGCACGCCTTCCGGCTTTGATATCACGAGGGGCGTCACCGACATAGACACATTGCGATGGCTTGCTACCTGAGAGCTCACAGGCATGCAATAAGGATTCCGGATGCGGCTTGCGATTGGCGACACTATCGCCGCTAACAATGCAAGCCGCGCGTCCTTTCAGGCCGAGTTTGTCCATTAACGGATCGGTGAGCCAAGCGGGCTTATTAGTAATCACGCCCCAGTTCATGTCGTTTGCCTCAAGCCACTGAAGCGTGGTCTCCATTCCTGGGAATAGGCGTGTCTCATTGGCAAGATGGGAATGGTATTTTTCCAGAAATCGCTGGCGCAGGTCCTCGAACGCCGGATCGCGTTCGCTGATGCCGAAAGCCAAGTGGATTAGTGCGTTGCTTCCATGAGAGACACGCACACGGATCTTTTCATAGGGTAACGTTTGTTGCTTTTCTTCCTTGAGCAATCGATTGAGTGCGTACGCAAGGTCTGGGGCACTATCTGCCAGCGTACCATCCAGATCAAAAAAAACGCTGCGCAGTCTGTCAGGGATTTGGCTCATCGTGTAGTTCAGTTTGAACGATATAGTTCGTGGCGATATCGCTGCCCAGAGCGCCATGATTAGTCAATGGGTTGTAGGACAGCCCGGTAATATTCGCCATGACTAGATCACAGGTACGCGCCCAGCTAGCCAGTTCAGAAGGACGAATAAATCGGGCGTATTCGTGCGTACCTTTTGGGAGAAGGCCAAAGATATATTCCGCTCCGATGATTGCAAGGAGATAGGCCTTCGGGGTGCGGTTAATTGTGGAAAAAAACACGTGACCTCTTGCACGGACCAAACGTGCACAGGCCTGCACCACGGATGCCGGATTCGGTACGTGTTCTAGCAATTCCATGCAGGTGACGACATCAAATTCATGCGCGTGGGTTTTCGCGAAGGCTTCAGGCACAGCTTGAACGTATTCCACAGCAAGGCCCGAAATTGATTGATGTTCACGAGCAGCCGTCAGAGCCACATCGCTGGCGTCGATGCCCGTAACAATAGCACCTTGTGCCGCCATACTTTCTGTCAGGATGCCACCACCACAGCCTACATCCACGATTTTTTTCCCCTCAAGACCGCCGACGCGTTGGCCAACATAATCGAGACGCAAAGGGTTAATCTCGTGAAGTGTGCGAAATGCGCCTGCAGGATCCCACCATTCGGAAGACGCTGCCTCGAACTTGGCAACTTCTTGGGCATCAACGTTTTGAGTAGCGTGACTCATAAGGCGAAGGATACCTTACTTACGCATTCGCGCGCATATTGTTGTATGCCGTGGCGCTCACCCCCCGTGCCTCGCGCCGTTATAATGGCGCTTGGATCCTTGTCTTCTCCACGATTCTGAGTCCATGAAGCTATACCTCGTTCAACATGGTGATGCGGTTTCCAAAGACCGTGATCCTGATAGGCCACTTAGTGATAAGGGGTTAGACGATGTTAGGAAGATCGCCTTGTGGCTCGGTGGTTTGGATCTGCACGTACGCCGTGTCCTGCATAGTGGCAAGACCCGCGCAAGGCAGACGGCTGAATTATTCGCCGGGGAAATTGCTTCAGATTGGGAAATCGAAGCGATAGCCGGTATTGATCCGATGGATCCAATTGAACTTTTCATGTCGATGCTTGAAGCCTGGACGGAAGATGTGCTGGTTGTAGGCCACCTGCCGTTCATGGCGAAACTTGTCTCGCGCCTCGTTTGTGAAGGTGCAACGCGCCCCGTTGTGGCATATCAGCCGGGAAGCGTTGTGTGCCTGGGAAAGGAAGCCGACGATCGTTGGGTAATCGTTTGGATGATGCGACCGGAATTACTCAGTTAATTGAGGTTCCGTAGTGCGTGCGTGGTGCGCGGCGTGCTTAGCGTCATCAGGCGTGAGACTCTGGACGGCCTTTCTCGCCCAAGCAATCGATTCCAAGTAGCAGTCTTTGATCCTTACGGGATCTAATGATTCGTAGGCGATGTCGTCCCACTGGCCTTTTTCGTACTGGATCACACAGTGTAAGGCGGCACCCAGTTCGCCGTCGAACGTTTGTATTGCTTGGGCGATGTTTCGATCTAGCCGCAGAGTTTCCAAAATTTCCTCGATCGGTATGTCGAGCACAGCGGCGAGATTGGAGAATAGTCCCGCGGTGAAATAATGTTCCTTATTAGGTTTTCCAGCTGCATCTGCAAGCAACTCACACATCTTTGCGCGAATTGCGGCAGCGATGATCAGATCGTTGGGGAGATCCCTGATTCCCGAAAGCGCGGTGAGACTCGCCCAGTTCCGAATGTGTTTAACACCGATCGATGCCAGCACACGGCTGACGGAATCAGCTTCCACAGGCAGCGCAGAGATGCTTGAGTTGATGGTACGTAACAATCGTTCACTCAATGATGTGTCTGATGCGATGGCCTTTTCCAATTGTGCGTCATCGGATTCTGCGGCATACAGAGTGGCGAGCAACTGAAGCGTCGCCGTTCGATCGGCCACGAATCGATGGCCGCTTATAGTCCGCGGCTTGGATAGGAAAAATCCTTGATAATAGTCAAAACCCAGTGTTTGGCAGAGTTCGAAGTCATCTTGTGTTTCAATCTTTTCGGCCAACAGTTTCAGGCCATGTTGGCGAAGCAGATCGACATGTTCTTTCAGCGTGGCCCGGTCCATGCTGAGCACGTCGACTTTAATGATGTCAGCGATTTCAAGGAGCTCGGTGTGCCCATGGCTATAGATATAGTCGTCGAGCGCAATGGTATATCCCTCCTCGGCTAATGAACGTAATCCGCTAATGAGCTGTTCGTCGATCTCGATGTCTTCAAGGACCTCAAGCACGATCCGATCTTTTTCCACCGGAAGCGTGTGATTACCGAGCACAAAACTTCGTGTCACATTGAGAAAAGCGGGTAGCTGGCCGACGATGTTGTCAAGGCCAATCTCAAGGAATGTATTGAGAATCACCTGTGCTGTGGCCGAATCACCATCGTCAAAGGCGGCTCTCGTTGCCCAATTGCTGCCGCGAAACAGCAATTCATAGGCAACCACATCGAGGCTGCTGTTGAAGATCGGTTGTCGACCGACCAATACTTGCTGGGTCATAGGCTAACTTAGGCGGAGTGAGGGATCAAAGCGTTGTTTGGAAAATTAGGCGGCCTTTAAGGTGACGGCTCTTTCTTCTTCTTTTGTCCGTACTTTCCAATATATTCGGCGGATAGCTTCTTCGCTGCCTTTAGCTCATCGGGCGAGAGCATCGCTGCGGCCGGCGGGACACTCTCTGCTGCCCCGGTGTGGCCCTGATGTGCTGCCGTGCTGTACCAGGCGTAGGCAATCTCAAAATCTTTTGGGACGCCCTTCCCCTCAACATAGAGGTTGGCTAGCCTGTACTGGGCCTGGGGAATACCCTGTTCTGCTGCTTTGCGATACCACTTGGCGGCTTCTTCATAGTCCTTTTCAATGCCCTGCCCATTGGCATACATGACGCCGAGGTAGTATTGGGCATACTCGTCCTCAGACCCTACCGCAAGGGCTTGCATCGTTCGGTAAGCTGTTTGGTAGTCACCCATGGAATAGGCGACAGCGCCATCATTAAAATCAGCAAACAATGCCGTTATTGGTAAGAACAGAAGAGCGAGTCCAAGGACGGGTTTTTTCATCGGTTTTGCCTCAATGAGTCACTTCGGTCAAGCGAAAAGCAGTGCATGGCGTAAAATACGTATATTTGAACGTTCCGCATCTTGCGAGCCTTGATAATGAGTTCAACTAGGGGCTGATGGAACCGAGCCGTGCGTGGCTACCTGAATTCATTAGTCCACAATTCTAAAAAATTGTTTCATGTGCAAAAGAGAAAGTAAACCACAGGGGCCCCACAAATGAGTGGGTTCCGTGCATTTCGAATCCATAATGACCATGGTCGCGTTTTTGGCCAGTTAGAAACCTTGACCCTGAATGACCTGTCCCCGGGTGAGGTCGTCATCCGAGCAGCGTGCTCGAGCGTGAATTACAAGGATGCGCTAGCGGCGACGGGTGCGGGCAAGATCGTGCGACGCTTCCCATTGGTTGGAGGTATCGACGTGGCTGGCTATGTGGAGTCATCAAAGGACCGGCGCTTTAAGGAAGGCGATGAAGTCCTCGTCACGGGCTATGACATGGGCGTCAGCCACGATGGTGGTTACGCGGATCGGGTGCGCGTACCCGCCGAGTGGGTCATTCCGTTACCGAAAGGCATGGCACTGCACCAGGCCATGGCTTTGGGAACCGCAGGCTTTACCGTCGGGCTCTGCATGCAACGGCTTGAAGATAATAGGCAAACGCCGGATAAAGGCCCGATGGTCGTAACGGGTGCAACCGGCGGGGTTGGCAGCATCGCAGTGGACGTCCTTTCGGGACACGGGTACTCCGTTACCGCCATAACTGGTAAGGCTCATGAACATGACTACCTCCGAGCATTGGGCGCCGAGGAAATTCTCGATCGAAAAGACATCGAACTCGGAAGCCACCCTTTAGAAAGTGCCACCTGGGGTGGCGCCATCGACAGTGTCGGCGGTGATGTATTGGCTTGGCTGACACGAACCACCAAGCCTTGGGGCAGTATTGTGTCGGTGGGATTGGCCGGTGGCAGCGATCTTCGCACGACAGTCATGCCCTTCATCCTCCGCGGGGTCAGCATCATTGGCGTGACGTCAGCGGGCTGTCCAACAGAGCTTCGCAATAAAATCTGGCTGCGCCTGGCAACGGATCTTGCACCACGTCATCTTGATGCAATCGCATCTGAGACAGTGGCCCTGGAACAACTGCCCGATGTCTTTAACTCACTTCTTAAGGGCGCCGCAAAGGGCCGAACAGTTGTCACCCTAGGCAAGGCGTAATTCCAACATTTCTGTAGCCTTAGAGGCTATAATGAGCCGCTGCCCTCTGGAGGGTAGGTGCCTGAAAGCGCGCGATAGCAAGCAGTATTGGCCAATCGATCAACAGTTCCGTTGAACAATCACACCGATTATCCTGGCCCTGACTCTTGCGTGTTGCAGTTGAGCATCTATCCTGTTACTCGGTTGCAAATGCGCGAATCTAAAACGCAA includes:
- the sdhC gene encoding succinate dehydrogenase, cytochrome b556 subunit — protein: MAQDKRPLSPHLQVYRWQLTSVLSITHRGTGILLTLGTLLLVYWLLAIAAGPGTYESAQALLGSWLGKAVLFLWTLALYYHLCNGIRHLFWDAGFGFELKTVYASGMAVVIATVVLTVVTWIIAMSVPGGGA
- a CDS encoding DUF1674 domain-containing protein, whose translation is MKNKQKIAEKKSQNQAPRQNQGRVNAPREIGGPKGPEPTRYGDWERRGRCCDF
- a CDS encoding squalene/phytoene synthase family protein — encoded protein: MSSVPADDNDRETVAAVGSSLYYSTLFIPPEERRAVTTLHAFGLEVGDVIRKCADPGVARVKLQWWREETQRAIEGHARHPLGQALSPIIKRYRLPIEDLFRIIDCTEATLNAIEYSHFTDLVLHCEGTTGLLWQMSTTITGYQDSSTLEYAKQLGCAVQLATILQDVRADATGGRIFIPKDDMERLPITVEDLVSAKSTDRLKQLFRLQIDRTREQFGQAIDKLPESDRWQQLHGLIMSEIVLATLNEVERDGYRVLEQHIVLTPLRKLLIAWLAMRREKRRRQKTRTS
- a CDS encoding HAD-IA family hydrolase, whose translation is MSQIPDRLRSVFFDLDGTLADSAPDLAYALNRLLKEEKQQTLPYEKIRVRVSHGSNALIHLAFGISERDPAFEDLRQRFLEKYHSHLANETRLFPGMETTLQWLEANDMNWGVITNKPAWLTDPLMDKLGLKGRAACIVSGDSVANRKPHPESLLHACELSGSKPSQCVYVGDAPRDIKAGRRAGMRTLVALFGYIDPEDDPFTWGADGVIETPLDLIDWIDSGHKAREFSASR
- the ubiG gene encoding bifunctional 2-polyprenyl-6-hydroxyphenol methylase/3-demethylubiquinol 3-O-methyltransferase UbiG: MSHATQNVDAQEVAKFEAASSEWWDPAGAFRTLHEINPLRLDYVGQRVGGLEGKKIVDVGCGGGILTESMAAQGAIVTGIDASDVALTAAREHQSISGLAVEYVQAVPEAFAKTHAHEFDVVTCMELLEHVPNPASVVQACARLVRARGHVFFSTINRTPKAYLLAIIGAEYIFGLLPKGTHEYARFIRPSELASWARTCDLVMANITGLSYNPLTNHGALGSDIATNYIVQTELHDEPNP
- the sixA gene encoding phosphohistidine phosphatase SixA; the encoded protein is MKLYLVQHGDAVSKDRDPDRPLSDKGLDDVRKIALWLGGLDLHVRRVLHSGKTRARQTAELFAGEIASDWEIEAIAGIDPMDPIELFMSMLEAWTEDVLVVGHLPFMAKLVSRLVCEGATRPVVAYQPGSVVCLGKEADDRWVIVWMMRPELLS
- a CDS encoding EAL domain-containing protein, with translation MTQQVLVGRQPIFNSSLDVVAYELLFRGSNWATRAAFDDGDSATAQVILNTFLEIGLDNIVGQLPAFLNVTRSFVLGNHTLPVEKDRIVLEVLEDIEIDEQLISGLRSLAEEGYTIALDDYIYSHGHTELLEIADIIKVDVLSMDRATLKEHVDLLRQHGLKLLAEKIETQDDFELCQTLGFDYYQGFFLSKPRTISGHRFVADRTATLQLLATLYAAESDDAQLEKAIASDTSLSERLLRTINSSISALPVEADSVSRVLASIGVKHIRNWASLTALSGIRDLPNDLIIAAAIRAKMCELLADAAGKPNKEHYFTAGLFSNLAAVLDIPIEEILETLRLDRNIAQAIQTFDGELGAALHCVIQYEKGQWDDIAYESLDPVRIKDCYLESIAWARKAVQSLTPDDAKHAAHHARTTEPQLTE
- a CDS encoding tetratricopeptide repeat protein, yielding MKKPVLGLALLFLPITALFADFNDGAVAYSMGDYQTAYRTMQALAVGSEDEYAQYYLGVMYANGQGIEKDYEEAAKWYRKAAEQGIPQAQYRLANLYVEGKGVPKDFEIAYAWYSTAAHQGHTGAAESVPPAAAMLSPDELKAAKKLSAEYIGKYGQKKKKEPSP